In the genome of bacterium, the window AGGATGAGAGAAGTTCGGATATTATAAATTCTTTTTCGGAGAAAGACCTTGCCGATCTCTTTTATGTTTTAGGAGAAGAGAGGCTGTCCAGGAGAATTGCAAGAAAAGTAGTGGAGCAGAGGAAAAAACATGCGATCACGACATCTGAAGATTTGGCAGAGATAGTACGTTCCGTGACACCATACAAGGGAAGAGTAAAGGTTTTGTCACGAATCTGGCAGGCTCTGCGTTTTGCAGTAAATGACGAACTTTCAGATTTGCAGAAAGGCCTTGAAAAAAGTTATCTGTTTCTGCGTCCGGGAGGAAGAATAGTTGTAATAAGTTATGAATCTTTAATGGACAGAATGGTAAAGAGATTTTTTAAGGGCTATTCTCCTGATTTTCACAGGGATAAGGAAAACCTCGGGGAAAGAAAATATTTATTTAAAATTTTGACAAAGAAAGTTGTAAGGCCTTCTATCGAGGAGATGGAAAAAAACAGCAGAGCAAGAAGTGCTTTGTTGAGGGCTGCTGAAAAGAGGTCTGAAACGGAAGAAACAGGGAGGATTTAAATATGCCGAGGAGAAAAAAAAGAAATTCCGGATTCGGAGTATTTCTCTTCCTTTTATTCTTTTCAGCGGTACTGGTATTGTATCTGCTGGGCAGTGTTGAAATAAACCTTGCTATTCTTGAGAATGACAATCTTTTAAAAGAGAAAGAGGATTATGTCCTTAAGGTAAATGATCTCAGGATGCAGATAAACCGGATGAGAAGCTATCAGAGTATTTCAACTTTGGCTAAAGCACAGGGGTTAATTTCTGTACCTGCGGTTATGATTGATGAATTAACCGTTGATTTAAATGAGCCGGGAAAGAAATCAATTCACAAGTCTTTGCAGAAGATGCAGTATGCAGGCATGAGATTGAGCCTTAATGAACAGCGTTGAATATTATACGGGAAATAATGATTGATGAGTGAAAAGACACGTTTAAAATTTGTGGGATTCTTATTTTTTTTCCTGATAGCGGGAGTGCTCGTGCGGACTTTTCATTTTCAGGTTGTTTCACGCGAACCGTGGAGTTCAATGGCTCCCAGGCAATATCAGGGCAGAGTCAAACTAATGGCCCACAGAGGGATTATCTATGACAGGCATATGAACATTATGGCTATGGATCTTCCCATCTATTCACTTGCCGTAGATCCGTCTATTATAAAAGATAAACAAAAGGCGGCCTTTTTCCTTTCGAAATCTTTGGGGCTTAACGAGCAGGAGTGCATTGATAAAATGTCTTCAGATGGAAGTAAGTCCTTTGTTTACATAAAGAAAGATATTTCAGAACAAGAGCAGATAAAATTGAAGAATTCCGGCATGCAGGGGCTGGTTTTTGTCCGTGAAAGAAAACGTGTGCGGCCTTTTGGAGATCTTGCAATTCAGACTATCGGTATTGTTAACAATAACAGGCAGGGAGTAGGCGGAGTTGAACAGGCTTTGAACGATTGGCTTGAAGGGCGGGACGGCTGGGCTATACTTCAGAAAGATGCGCGTAATAAAAAATTCACAAGCATTGATTATCCTGCAGAGCAGTCAAAGGATGGGCATCATGTCGTGCTTACAATTGATCATGCTTTCCAGTCTATTATAGAAGAAGAGATGAAGGCCAGTGTTGAAAAGTACAATGCTAAAAGCGGCACAGCGGTTCTTATGGATCCGTTAACCGGTGATATTCTTGCAATATCTTCTGTAGTTGGGAAATACGGCAATGACAAGCCGAAGTTTAATCAGTTTATCAGAAACAGAGCTATTCAGGACTGTTTTGAGCCGGGGTCCATTTTTAAGGTTATGACTGCATCTGCAGCTTTGCAGACAGGCCAATTTAAAGTAAACACACTTATTCATTGTGAAAACGGAGAATATACACTTGCAGGGCATAAGATACACGATCATAATGAGTCCTATGCATGGCTGACTCTTTCGCAGGTACTTGAGAAATCATCAAATATCGGAATTGCAAAAGTGGGGCAGAAACTTGGCAGAAAGACACTGTTCAGGTATATCAGAGATTTTGGATTCGGAAACAGAACAGGCGTGGATCTTCCCGGCGAAGAGCCCGGAATACTTCATCCAGCTTACGACTGGAATGAATTTGAAGTTGCAACAACCTCCTTCGGACAGGGAATTGCCGGAACAGCTCTTCAGATTGCAGATGCAGTATCTGCAGTTGCTAACGGAGGCAGACTTTTAAAACCTCTTATCTGGAAAAAAATTCTGGACAGCAGCGGTAAAGAGGTGCGTACTTCCGAGACAAAGGTGGTCAGGCGTGTTATCTCTGAAGAGACTGCATTTAAAATGAGAAGAATTCTTGAATCTGTTGTAAAGAACGGCAGCGGCCGTGCAGCTGGAGTGGAAGGAGTCAGAGTTGCAGGTAAAACCGGTACTGCACAGAAATCTTTACCAGGTATGAAAGGTTACGTACAAGGCGCCTATGTGAGCTCATTTGTAGGATTTTGGCCTGCTGATACACCATTTTTTGTTCTCGTTATTGTTTTTGACGAGCCTAAGGGAAGTTACTGGGGCTCACATACTGCAGCTCCTGTATTTTCTGCAATAGTATCACGGCTACAGGGAATTGCAGGCCCGGGAAGAATTCCGCGTTTGCCTCAGGAAAAAAATAAGGGCAGAAAGAGGATTGATTTTGCATCTTACACAAAAGAGCTTCCTCTGAAGGCTGATAAAATATCACAAAAATCCCGCAAAGCCGTATCAATTCACTACCTGCCTGACCTTACGGGATTTACTGTGCGCGATGCTCTCGAAATGCTGATAGACTATAAAATAAAGGTAAAAATAGAGGGTTGTGGTGTTGTATTAAGGCAGATACCAGGGCCGGGCAATAAAGTTAAAAAGGGGATGATATGCCGGCTTATTTGCAATACCACTCTGTAATTGTATGATAACAAAAGAGCTGAAAAATCTCTGTATGTCTGCTGATTTGCCGGCTGAATACGACGGTACAATTGAGATTACCGGTATAAGCTGTGATTCAAGAGAAGTTAAGCCGGGATATCTTTTTGTCGCTGTACGCGGTTTAAAAACCGACGGACATTTATTTATCAGGAAAGCTGTTGAAAAAGGCGCTGCTGCTGTAATCGCCGAAGAATTTATTGAAAATATTAATGCCCCTCTGGTTCTTTGTGAAAATTCACGCAGAGTGCTTTCTCTTCTTGCAAAGAATTTTTACGGAGACCCTGCAAACAGCATGAAGCTTATCGGGGTTACAGGCACTAACGGAAAGACAACTACAACTTATTTTCTTGAATCTCTCTTCAGTGAGGCGGGAGAGAGCGTGGGAGTAATAGGCACATTAAATTACAGGTGGCCGGGGCATGAGGAAAATGCAGTGCGAACCACTCCTGATGCAGTGGGCCTTTACAGATATCTATATGAAATGAAGAAAAGCGGTGTAACGCTTGCTGTTGTGGAAGTATCTTCCCATGCTCTTGAGCAGTACAGAGTATTCGGGCTCTCCTTTACTGAAGCTGTATTTACGAATATATCCCACGATCATCTTGATTACCATCACACTATTGATGCATATGCAGTGGCAAAGGCCAAACTTTTCTCAATGGTAGATTCTGACGGGAAAAGCATAATAAATTATGATGATAAATTTTTTATGGCTATGGAAGCAGCTTCTTCCGCGGATGTGGCAGGATACGGAAAATCTCCTGAAGCTAAGTATCAAATTTTATCTGTCACTCCGTTTGACAGAGGAACAAGGTTTTCTTTGAAAACCCCGGACGGAATTATCAATTTAACAATTTTTGTCTGGGGTATGTTCAATGTTTACAATGCAGCAGCAGCTGCTGCTGCAGGGTTTGAGATGGGATTGTCAAAAGAAAATGTGATTAAAGGAATAGCTTCCCTTAAAAGAGTTCCCGGCAGAATGGAAGGTATAAGATCAGCCGACGGAAGATTCAGGGTAATCATTGATTATGCCCACACTCCGGATGCTCTTCAGAAAGTACTTGAATGTGCCAGAGAATTCACAGATAGAAAGCTTATTGTGGTTTTCGGCTGCGGCGGTGACAGGGACAGGGAAAAGAGGCCTGAGATGGGAAGGGCGGCTTATGTTTTTGCTGATGAGGTCTTTATAACCACTGATAATCCGCGAACAGAGGACCCTGATGAAATTATTAATGAAATTATTGCAGGAGTGGGTAAAAAAAACCCGCAGATACATGTGATTTCTGACAGGGAAGAGGCAATAAAACAGGCAGTTGCATCAGCCGGAGAGGGAGATACTGTTGTTATTGCAGGTAAGGGGCACGAATCTTATCAGATTATCGGAGCAAAAAAAATTCCTTTCAGCGACAGAAAAATCGCAGAAAAATATTTAATGCAAGGGCATAAATAAAATGAAATTAACCCT includes:
- the rsmH gene encoding 16S rRNA (cytosine(1402)-N(4))-methyltransferase RsmH, with translation MDGLKKKINDRSGESGSFHNPVMGKESVSFLLTDLSGIYVDSTLGGGGHAELFLSKTGSNAKFIGIDRDREAVKFAGKRLEGFGKKFTAVKGRFSEIDYILSDLKISTVDGIFLDLGISSYQIDTHERGFSYLAGGPLDMRMDAEQDERSSDIINSFSEKDLADLFYVLGEERLSRRIARKVVEQRKKHAITTSEDLAEIVRSVTPYKGRVKVLSRIWQALRFAVNDELSDLQKGLEKSYLFLRPGGRIVVISYESLMDRMVKRFFKGYSPDFHRDKENLGERKYLFKILTKKVVRPSIEEMEKNSRARSALLRAAEKRSETEETGRI
- a CDS encoding transpeptidase family protein; the encoded protein is MSEKTRLKFVGFLFFFLIAGVLVRTFHFQVVSREPWSSMAPRQYQGRVKLMAHRGIIYDRHMNIMAMDLPIYSLAVDPSIIKDKQKAAFFLSKSLGLNEQECIDKMSSDGSKSFVYIKKDISEQEQIKLKNSGMQGLVFVRERKRVRPFGDLAIQTIGIVNNNRQGVGGVEQALNDWLEGRDGWAILQKDARNKKFTSIDYPAEQSKDGHHVVLTIDHAFQSIIEEEMKASVEKYNAKSGTAVLMDPLTGDILAISSVVGKYGNDKPKFNQFIRNRAIQDCFEPGSIFKVMTASAALQTGQFKVNTLIHCENGEYTLAGHKIHDHNESYAWLTLSQVLEKSSNIGIAKVGQKLGRKTLFRYIRDFGFGNRTGVDLPGEEPGILHPAYDWNEFEVATTSFGQGIAGTALQIADAVSAVANGGRLLKPLIWKKILDSSGKEVRTSETKVVRRVISEETAFKMRRILESVVKNGSGRAAGVEGVRVAGKTGTAQKSLPGMKGYVQGAYVSSFVGFWPADTPFFVLVIVFDEPKGSYWGSHTAAPVFSAIVSRLQGIAGPGRIPRLPQEKNKGRKRIDFASYTKELPLKADKISQKSRKAVSIHYLPDLTGFTVRDALEMLIDYKIKVKIEGCGVVLRQIPGPGNKVKKGMICRLICNTTL
- a CDS encoding UDP-N-acetylmuramoyl-L-alanyl-D-glutamate--2,6-diaminopimelate ligase, with protein sequence MITKELKNLCMSADLPAEYDGTIEITGISCDSREVKPGYLFVAVRGLKTDGHLFIRKAVEKGAAAVIAEEFIENINAPLVLCENSRRVLSLLAKNFYGDPANSMKLIGVTGTNGKTTTTYFLESLFSEAGESVGVIGTLNYRWPGHEENAVRTTPDAVGLYRYLYEMKKSGVTLAVVEVSSHALEQYRVFGLSFTEAVFTNISHDHLDYHHTIDAYAVAKAKLFSMVDSDGKSIINYDDKFFMAMEAASSADVAGYGKSPEAKYQILSVTPFDRGTRFSLKTPDGIINLTIFVWGMFNVYNAAAAAAAGFEMGLSKENVIKGIASLKRVPGRMEGIRSADGRFRVIIDYAHTPDALQKVLECAREFTDRKLIVVFGCGGDRDREKRPEMGRAAYVFADEVFITTDNPRTEDPDEIINEIIAGVGKKNPQIHVISDREEAIKQAVASAGEGDTVVIAGKGHESYQIIGAKKIPFSDRKIAEKYLMQGHK